The following coding sequences are from one Nicotiana tomentosiformis chromosome 3, ASM39032v3, whole genome shotgun sequence window:
- the LOC138907645 gene encoding uncharacterized protein yields MVLVCHRDASVLFDLGSTYSYESSYFVPYLGISRDFLSSLVYVSTPVGDSIIVDRVYRPRLVIIGGFETIVDMLLLSKEYFDVILGMDWLATYHAIFDCHVKIVTLAMPGLPRLEWRGALYYDPSRVISFLKARQIVEKGCNDYLAFVRDVSADTPTVESVPAVSLNQFWRST; encoded by the coding sequence ATGGTGttggtttgccatagagatgcatcggtcttatttgatttgggatccacttattcatatgagtCATCTTACTTTGTTCCGTATTTGGGTATATCGCGTGATTTCTTGAGTTcacttgtttatgtgtctacacctgtgggagattctattattgtggaccgtgtgtatcggccgCGTCTAGttattattggtggttttgagaccatagttgATATGTTGTTACTTAGTAAGGaatactttgatgttatcttgggcatggactggttggcgaCCTATCATGCTATTTTTGATTGTCACGTGAAGattgtgacgctggctatgccaggtttaccacggttggagtggaggggtgcaTTATATTATGATCCGAGTAGGGTtatatcatttctaaaggctcggcAGATTGTTGAGAAAGGTTGTAAtgattatctagcctttgtgcgagatgtcagtgctgatactcctaccgttgaatCAGTTCCGGCAGTgagcttaaatcaattttggagaagtacttag